A window of Silurus meridionalis isolate SWU-2019-XX chromosome 28, ASM1480568v1, whole genome shotgun sequence contains these coding sequences:
- the LOC124381196 gene encoding zinc finger protein 214-like — translation CGEGFPDQSDKEPQHVPVIKKPYECSECGKRFAFQTTLQIHQLVHTGEKPYPCSQCGKSFQRRSNLQTHQRIHTGAKPYQCSQCKKSFRRKSHLKIHLRIHAGEKPFYGKSFRRPSHLQIHQRIHTGEKPYHCSQCGRRFPHSSTLKMHKCVHVEPSVTVVL, via the coding sequence TGTGGGGAAGGTTTTCCTGATCAGAGCGATAAAGAACCCCAGCACGTTCCTGTAATCAAAAAACCATACGAATGCTCAGAGTGCGGCAAGCGTTTCGCTTTTCAGACAACCCTACAGATCCACCAGCTCgttcacacaggagagaagccgtaccCTTGCTcgcagtgtgggaagagttttcaGCGACGGAGCAACCTCCAGACGCACCAGCGCATCCACACCGGAGCGAAGCCCTATCAATGTTCACAATGCAAGAAGAGTTTTAGGCGCAAAAGCCACCTGAAGATCCACCTGCGCATTCACGCTGGGGAGAAGCCGTTTTACGGGAAGAGTTTTCGACGCCCGAGTCACCTCCAAATACACCAACGCATTCATACCGGAGAGAAGCCCTACCACTGCTCACAGTGTGGACGAAGATTCCCGCATTCGAGCACACTTAAGATGCACAAGTGTGTTCACGTTGAGCCATCGGTCACTGTGGTTTTGTGA
- the LOC124381267 gene encoding uncharacterized protein LOC124381267 — MMGKSKELSQDLRNRIIEMHNVNGYRRISRMLNVPVSTVGAIIRKWKEHQFTINRPRSGAPRKIPVRGVQRIIRRVRQEPRTTRAELQEDLALAGTVVSKKTISNALSRHGIHAHSPRKTPLRNKKQVETRLKFAKEHLEKPVDHWETIVWSDESKIELFDSRSTHHVWKRNGTAQAEGSRPDCHGRSQFCKNVQTETCTDSNVGTSDPLEDAVEDQNEALLRIVKVEESEDEGYFGQGTSALGHDIPVEQQHIKDDHENDDEYLEMKDGLEQVFSCSLCHLLYTSQIYLQKHIRRSHCIEDMMPTRSSPQTLSGILPITPGQEQEDVNRSKSFTHSSSNQTHQCRRPE; from the exons atgatgggtaaaagcaaagaactctctcaagatcttcGTAATCGTATCATTGAAATGCATAACGTGAATGGTTATAGGcgcatttccagaatgctgaatgttcctgtgagcactgtgggggccattatccggaaatggaaagagcatcagttcaccataaaccggccacgatcaggtgctccacgtaagatccctgtccgaggagtccaaagaataatcaggagagttcgccaagagccaagaaccactcgggcagaacttcaggaagaccttgcattagcaggtactgttgtttcaaagaaaactataagcaatgcactgagCCGTCATGGCATCCATGCACActcaccacgcaagactccaTTGCGGAACAAAAAGCAGGTTGAGACTCGGTTAAAGTTTGcgaaagagcatttggagaagcctgtggatcattgggagactatagtatggtcagatgaaagcaaaattgaactttttgaCAGTCgttctacacaccatgtttggaaaagaaatggcactgcccaAGCAGAAGGCAGCAGACCAGACTGTCATGGTCGCTCACAG TTTTGCAAAAACGTGCAGACGGAAACTTGTACAGATTCGAACGTAGGGACATCGGACCCTCTGGAGGACGCTGTGGAAGATCAGAACGAGGCATTACTGCGGATTGTAAAAGTGGAAGAATCCGAAGATGAAGGTTACTTTG GTCAAGGAACATCAGCTTTGGGTCACGACATCCCAGTGGAACAGCAACATATCAAAGACGATCATGAGAATGATGATGAATATCTCG AAATGAAAGATGGCCTGGAGCAAGTCTTCTCCTGTTCATTGTGTCATCTTTTGTACACTTCCCAAATTTATCTCCAGAAACACATCAGAAGAAGCCACTGTATTGAGGATATGATGCCTACTAGGAGTAGCCCCCAAACCCTTTCTGGAATTCTCCCCATCACCCCTGGACAAGAACAGGAAGATGTCAATCGCAGCAAGAGTTTTACTCATTCTAGCAGTAACCAAACACACCAGTGCAGAAGACCGGAATAA
- the LOC124381265 gene encoding zinc finger protein 883-like isoform X2 has protein sequence MKDGLEQVFSCSWCHLSYTSQIYLQKHIRRSHCIEDMMPTRSSPQTLSGILPIAPGQEQEDVNRSKSFTHSSGNQTHQCITTEDRNNVSWCGEGFPDQSDKEPQHVPVIKKPYECSECGKRFAFQTTLRIHQLIHTGEKPYPCSQCGKSFRRRSNLQTHQRIHTGAKPYHCSQCKKSFRRKSHLKIHLRIHTGEKPFTCSECGKSFAHQTSLQTHPCVREREKPHRCGECGKGFNKQSHLEAHERVHSGEKPFHCLECGKRFTRQSNLQAHQRIHTGEKPYQCSQCGKRFTRQGNLQAHQRIHTGDKPYCCSECGKSFTRKNHLQTHQLIHTGNKRYQCSECDKSFAFQRNLEIHQRTHTEEKPFGCSQCGKSFAHHSNLLRHQHIHTGEKPYRCPECGKSFTYHSNLQIHQRVHTGEKPYRCLQCGKSFAHHCAFNVHQRLHTGEKPFHCMQCGKNFIHQSHLRQHQLIHTGEKPHRCSHCGKSFRRHSNLQVHQRIHTEEKPHCCQECGKRFTRKSTLQTHLLTHSTEKTHACLECGKSFPYDSHLQVHKRIHTGEKPYSCSRCRKSFAHQSHLEAHQAVHAEEKRHQCSQCGKSFSRKGTLQLHQSIHTGEKPFHCSQCGKSFRRPSHLQIHQRIHTGEKPYHCSHCGRRFPHSSTLKTHKCVHVEPSVTVVL, from the coding sequence ATGAAAGATGGCCTGGAGCAAGTCTTCTCCTGTTCATGGTGTCATCTTTCGTACACTTCCCAAATTTATCTCCAGAAACACATAAGAAGAAGCCACTGTATTGAGGATATGATGCCTACCAGGAGTAGCCCCCAAACCCTTTCTGGAATTCTCCCCATCGCCCCCGGACAAGAACAGGAAGATGTCAATCGCAGCAAGAGTTTTACTCATTCTAGCGGTAACCAAACACACCAGTGCATTACGACAGAAGACCGGAATAATGTGTCATGGTGTGGGGAAGGTTTTCCTGATCAGAGCGATAAAGAACCCCAGCACGTTCCTGTAATCAAGAAACCATACGAATGCTCAGAGTGCGGCAAGCGTTTCGCTTTTCAGACAACCCTACGGATCCACCAGCTcattcacacaggagagaagccgtaccCTTGCTCGCAGTGTGGAAAGAGTTTCCGGCGACGGAGCAACCTCCAGACGCACCAGCGCATCCATACCGGAGCGAAGCCCTATCACTGTTCACAATGCAAAAAGAGTTTTAGGCGCAAAAGCCACCTAAAGATCCACCTGCGCATTCACACTGGGGAGAAGCCGTTCACTTGTTCGGAGTGCGGCAAGAGTTTCGCGCACCAGACCTCCCTCCAGACGCACCCGTGTGTTCGCGAGAGAGAAAAGCCGCACCGTTGCGGTGAGTGTGGGAAGGGTTTTAACAAGCAGAGCCATCTCGAGGCACACGAGCGAGTTCACAGCGGCGAAAAGCCCTTTCACTGCTTAGAGTGCGGGAAGAGGTTTACGCGGCAAAGCAACCTCCAGGCGCACCAGCGCATTCACACGGGAGAGAAGCCCTACCAGTGCTCGCAGTGTGGCAAGAGGTTTACTCGGCAAGGCAACCTCCAAGCGCACCAGCGAATTCACACCGGCGACAAGCCTTATTGCTGTTCTGAATGCGGGAAAAGTTTTACCCGGAAGAACCATCTCCAAACGCACCAGCTCATCCACACGGGAAACAAGCGATACCAGTGTTCAGAGTGCGACAAGAGCTTTGCCTTTCAGCGCAACCTCGAGATACACCAGCGCACCCACACAGAGGAGAAGCCGTTCGGCTGCTCGCAGTGCGGAAAGAGTTTTGCTCACCACAGCAACCTCCTCCGGCACCAGCACATTCACACCGGAGAGAAGCCCTACCGCTGTCCGGAGTGCGGCAAAAGTTTTACATACCACAGCAACTTGCAGATCCACCAGCGCGTTCACACCGGTGAGAAGCCCTACCGCTGCCTGCAGTGCGGCAAGAGTTTTGCCCATCACTGCGCTTTCAATGTGCACCAGCGTCTCCACACGGGCGAGAAGCCTTTTCACTGCATGCAATGCGGGAAGAACTTCATCCACCAGAGCCACCTCAGACAGCACCAGCTTATTCACACAGGCGAGAAGCCCCATCGCTGCTCCCACTGCGGGAAGAGCTTCAGGCGCCACAGTAACCTCCAGGTCCACCAGCGCATACACACCGAAGAGAAGCCACACTGCTGCCAAGAGTGCGGAAAACGGTTCACCCGAAAGAGCACGCTTCAAACGCACCTGCTCACTCACTCCACCGAGAAGACCCACGCCTGCTTGGAATGCGGAAAGAGCTTCCCATACGACAGTCACCTTCAGGTCCACAAGCGCATACATACGGGAGAGAAGCCGTACAGCTGCTCACGCTGCAGGAAGAGTTTCGCTCACCAGAGTCACCTCGAGGCTCACCAGGCCGTTCACGCAGAAGAGAAACGGCATCAGTGCTCGCAGTGCGGCAAAAGTTTTAGTCGAAAGGGCACGCTCCAACTTCACCAGAGCATTCACACGGGCGAGAAGCCGTTTCACTGCTCGCAGTGCGGAAAGAGTTTTCGACGCCCGAGTCACCTCCAAATACACCAACGCATTCATACCGGAGAGAAGCCCTACCACTGCTCACATTGTGGACGGAGATTCCCGCATTCAAGCACACTTAAGACGCACAAGTGTGTTCACGTTGAGCCATCGGTCACTGTGGTTTTGTGA
- the LOC124381265 gene encoding zinc finger protein 431-like isoform X1: MEAEGSRPDCHGRSQFCKNVQTETCTDSNVGTSDPLEDAAEDQNEALLRIVKVEESEDEGYFGQGTSALGHDIPVDQQHIKDDPENDDEYLYCEECKSFFINKCEFHGPAVFIPDTPIPVGVTNRARLTLPLGLEVQQSDIAGAGLGVFNKAETVPVGVHFGPYEGELVDREEAMNSGYSWVIYKNRKDEEYIDAKKVICANWMRYVNCARNGEEQNLVVLQYRGGIYYRCCQSIKPGQELLVWYGEEYPRDHSLEFNCLWNMKTSVNEMKDGLEQVFSCSWCHLSYTSQIYLQKHIRRSHCIEDMMPTRSSPQTLSGILPIAPGQEQEDVNRSKSFTHSSGNQTHQCITTEDRNNVSWCGEGFPDQSDKEPQHVPVIKKPYECSECGKRFAFQTTLRIHQLIHTGEKPYPCSQCGKSFRRRSNLQTHQRIHTGAKPYHCSQCKKSFRRKSHLKIHLRIHTGEKPFTCSECGKSFAHQTSLQTHPCVREREKPHRCGECGKGFNKQSHLEAHERVHSGEKPFHCLECGKRFTRQSNLQAHQRIHTGEKPYQCSQCGKRFTRQGNLQAHQRIHTGDKPYCCSECGKSFTRKNHLQTHQLIHTGNKRYQCSECDKSFAFQRNLEIHQRTHTEEKPFGCSQCGKSFAHHSNLLRHQHIHTGEKPYRCPECGKSFTYHSNLQIHQRVHTGEKPYRCLQCGKSFAHHCAFNVHQRLHTGEKPFHCMQCGKNFIHQSHLRQHQLIHTGEKPHRCSHCGKSFRRHSNLQVHQRIHTEEKPHCCQECGKRFTRKSTLQTHLLTHSTEKTHACLECGKSFPYDSHLQVHKRIHTGEKPYSCSRCRKSFAHQSHLEAHQAVHAEEKRHQCSQCGKSFSRKGTLQLHQSIHTGEKPFHCSQCGKSFRRPSHLQIHQRIHTGEKPYHCSHCGRRFPHSSTLKTHKCVHVEPSVTVVL, encoded by the exons ATGGAAGCAGAAGGCAGCAGACCAGACTGTCATGGTCGCTCACAG TTTTGCAAAAACGTGCAGACGGAAACTTGTACAGATTCGAACGTAGGGACATCGGACCCTCTGGAGGACGCCGCGGAAGACCAGAACGAGGCATTACTGCGGATTGTAAAAGTAGAAGAATCCGAAGATGAAGGTTACTTTG GTCAAGGAACATCAGCTTTGGGTCACGACATCCCAGTGGACCAGCAACATATCAAAGACGATCCTGAGAATGATGATGAATATCTCT ACTGTGAGGAATGCAAGTCCTTCTTCATCAACAAATGCGAGTTCCATGGCCCAGCCGTCTTCATCCCTGATACCCCCATTCCAGTAGGGGTTACTAATCGAGCAAGACTCACCCTTCCACTTGGTCTGGAGGTTCAACAGTCTGATATTGCTGGAGCTGGACTGGGAGTGTTTAATAAAGCTGAGACTGTTCCAGTTGGTGTCCATTTTGGGCCATACGAAGGGGAGCTGGTGGACCGAGAAGAAGCCATGAACAGTGGTTATTCCTGGGTG ATATACAAAAACAGGAAGGATGAGGAATATATAGACGCAAAGAAAGTGATTTGTGCTAACTGGATGAG GTACGTCAATTGTGCTCGTAACGGTGAGGAACAGAACCTAGTGGTGCTCCAGTATCGAGGAGGGATTTACTACCGTTGCTGCCAATCCATCAAACCAGGACAGGAGCTTTTGGTGTGGTACGGAGAGGAGTACCCAAGAGATCACAGCCTTGAATTCAACTGCCTCTGGAATATGAAGACCTCCGTAAACG AAATGAAAGATGGCCTGGAGCAAGTCTTCTCCTGTTCATGGTGTCATCTTTCGTACACTTCCCAAATTTATCTCCAGAAACACATAAGAAGAAGCCACTGTATTGAGGATATGATGCCTACCAGGAGTAGCCCCCAAACCCTTTCTGGAATTCTCCCCATCGCCCCCGGACAAGAACAGGAAGATGTCAATCGCAGCAAGAGTTTTACTCATTCTAGCGGTAACCAAACACACCAGTGCATTACGACAGAAGACCGGAATAATGTGTCATGGTGTGGGGAAGGTTTTCCTGATCAGAGCGATAAAGAACCCCAGCACGTTCCTGTAATCAAGAAACCATACGAATGCTCAGAGTGCGGCAAGCGTTTCGCTTTTCAGACAACCCTACGGATCCACCAGCTcattcacacaggagagaagccgtaccCTTGCTCGCAGTGTGGAAAGAGTTTCCGGCGACGGAGCAACCTCCAGACGCACCAGCGCATCCATACCGGAGCGAAGCCCTATCACTGTTCACAATGCAAAAAGAGTTTTAGGCGCAAAAGCCACCTAAAGATCCACCTGCGCATTCACACTGGGGAGAAGCCGTTCACTTGTTCGGAGTGCGGCAAGAGTTTCGCGCACCAGACCTCCCTCCAGACGCACCCGTGTGTTCGCGAGAGAGAAAAGCCGCACCGTTGCGGTGAGTGTGGGAAGGGTTTTAACAAGCAGAGCCATCTCGAGGCACACGAGCGAGTTCACAGCGGCGAAAAGCCCTTTCACTGCTTAGAGTGCGGGAAGAGGTTTACGCGGCAAAGCAACCTCCAGGCGCACCAGCGCATTCACACGGGAGAGAAGCCCTACCAGTGCTCGCAGTGTGGCAAGAGGTTTACTCGGCAAGGCAACCTCCAAGCGCACCAGCGAATTCACACCGGCGACAAGCCTTATTGCTGTTCTGAATGCGGGAAAAGTTTTACCCGGAAGAACCATCTCCAAACGCACCAGCTCATCCACACGGGAAACAAGCGATACCAGTGTTCAGAGTGCGACAAGAGCTTTGCCTTTCAGCGCAACCTCGAGATACACCAGCGCACCCACACAGAGGAGAAGCCGTTCGGCTGCTCGCAGTGCGGAAAGAGTTTTGCTCACCACAGCAACCTCCTCCGGCACCAGCACATTCACACCGGAGAGAAGCCCTACCGCTGTCCGGAGTGCGGCAAAAGTTTTACATACCACAGCAACTTGCAGATCCACCAGCGCGTTCACACCGGTGAGAAGCCCTACCGCTGCCTGCAGTGCGGCAAGAGTTTTGCCCATCACTGCGCTTTCAATGTGCACCAGCGTCTCCACACGGGCGAGAAGCCTTTTCACTGCATGCAATGCGGGAAGAACTTCATCCACCAGAGCCACCTCAGACAGCACCAGCTTATTCACACAGGCGAGAAGCCCCATCGCTGCTCCCACTGCGGGAAGAGCTTCAGGCGCCACAGTAACCTCCAGGTCCACCAGCGCATACACACCGAAGAGAAGCCACACTGCTGCCAAGAGTGCGGAAAACGGTTCACCCGAAAGAGCACGCTTCAAACGCACCTGCTCACTCACTCCACCGAGAAGACCCACGCCTGCTTGGAATGCGGAAAGAGCTTCCCATACGACAGTCACCTTCAGGTCCACAAGCGCATACATACGGGAGAGAAGCCGTACAGCTGCTCACGCTGCAGGAAGAGTTTCGCTCACCAGAGTCACCTCGAGGCTCACCAGGCCGTTCACGCAGAAGAGAAACGGCATCAGTGCTCGCAGTGCGGCAAAAGTTTTAGTCGAAAGGGCACGCTCCAACTTCACCAGAGCATTCACACGGGCGAGAAGCCGTTTCACTGCTCGCAGTGCGGAAAGAGTTTTCGACGCCCGAGTCACCTCCAAATACACCAACGCATTCATACCGGAGAGAAGCCCTACCACTGCTCACATTGTGGACGGAGATTCCCGCATTCAAGCACACTTAAGACGCACAAGTGTGTTCACGTTGAGCCATCGGTCACTGTGGTTTTGTGA